Proteins encoded together in one Fibrobacter sp. UWP2 window:
- a CDS encoding ATP-dependent DNA helicase RecG gives MKAYLARNPSNMDISQLPGLGPKRMEALRKAGLCSFADLLYNIPRTYLDQTKVTPIGNCRVGEKVVLIGTIKRAGVVRGRRSRFMATLTDGTGEIQLLFFQGTSWWARRVKNDTRWLVTGQVGDYRGLQMTHPDMQPFDDDEEFSGCIQPVYPISEACREARMEQKFFRGLYKTIFKFPDLTLPGLCPKELTDYLHFAPVMENLRTLHQPKDFPSIYRAKREMKVLELLPFCLRMVKRRENQKQRGHERQIDLGTVMAARASLPFELTRGQEVALGTIVEGLNGKKQFHALLQGDVGCGKTVVAMLAMMAVCGGNGAGNGMREQCAMMVPTDILARQHYKSLKPFFDAAGLNVRLLVGATPAAEKKVILGELQMGLCNVVIGTHALFSKDVCFAKLGLVIIDEQHRFGVGQREALLAKGDYPDMLVMSATPIPRSLAMTLYGDLKVISIKEKPAGRKPIRTRLVPAEKRDDMKKFICNEAARGNLCYWIASRVGADDEGGARSVDEIVEELRAFIKSKAGSNGTGNVADLKVAGVHGQMAEAERDEIIAQFAAGKIQILVATTVIEVGVNVPAANLMVIDQPDRFGLAQLHQLRGRVGRGDAQAWCFLMIPEGDAAESSMERLSKFSVTEDGFEIAELDLQTRGAGNLEGNEQSGAWVFRWFDWIADQELISQTLETADHILKDASAFDERAREKIQAWYDEKPVVNADGVH, from the coding sequence GTGAAAGCCTACCTGGCTCGGAACCCGAGTAATATGGACATCTCGCAGCTTCCCGGGCTCGGTCCCAAGCGCATGGAGGCCCTCCGCAAGGCGGGGCTCTGTTCCTTTGCCGACCTGCTGTACAATATCCCCCGCACCTACCTGGACCAGACCAAAGTCACGCCCATAGGCAACTGCCGCGTGGGCGAAAAGGTCGTGCTCATCGGGACCATCAAGCGGGCGGGCGTGGTACGCGGGAGGCGTTCGCGGTTCATGGCGACCCTCACCGACGGCACGGGCGAAATTCAGCTCCTGTTTTTCCAGGGGACCAGCTGGTGGGCGCGCCGCGTCAAGAACGACACACGCTGGCTCGTGACGGGCCAGGTGGGTGACTACCGCGGGCTCCAGATGACGCACCCCGACATGCAGCCCTTTGACGACGACGAGGAATTCAGCGGCTGCATCCAGCCCGTGTACCCCATTAGCGAGGCATGCCGCGAAGCCCGGATGGAACAGAAGTTCTTCCGCGGCCTCTACAAGACGATTTTCAAGTTCCCGGACCTCACCCTCCCGGGACTCTGCCCCAAGGAACTCACCGACTACCTGCACTTTGCGCCCGTAATGGAGAACCTGCGCACGCTGCACCAGCCCAAGGACTTCCCGAGCATTTACCGCGCCAAGCGCGAAATGAAGGTGCTGGAGCTTTTGCCCTTTTGCCTGCGCATGGTCAAGCGCCGCGAAAACCAGAAGCAGCGCGGGCACGAGCGACAGATTGACCTCGGTACCGTGATGGCTGCCCGGGCGAGCCTCCCCTTCGAGCTCACCCGCGGGCAGGAGGTGGCCCTCGGCACCATCGTCGAGGGGCTCAACGGCAAAAAACAGTTCCATGCGCTTTTGCAGGGCGACGTGGGCTGCGGCAAAACCGTGGTCGCGATGCTTGCGATGATGGCAGTGTGCGGCGGTAACGGCGCCGGCAACGGGATGCGCGAGCAATGCGCCATGATGGTGCCGACCGACATTTTGGCGCGGCAGCACTACAAGTCGCTCAAACCCTTTTTTGACGCCGCAGGTCTCAATGTCCGCCTCCTGGTGGGGGCTACCCCCGCCGCCGAGAAGAAGGTTATTCTAGGCGAACTCCAGATGGGGCTATGCAACGTGGTCATCGGGACGCACGCCCTCTTTAGCAAGGACGTGTGCTTTGCAAAGCTCGGGCTTGTCATCATCGACGAACAGCATCGCTTTGGCGTGGGTCAGCGCGAGGCGCTGCTCGCCAAGGGCGACTACCCCGACATGCTGGTGATGAGCGCGACGCCGATTCCGCGAAGCCTCGCCATGACGCTCTATGGGGACTTGAAAGTCATCAGCATCAAGGAAAAGCCCGCGGGGCGCAAGCCTATCCGTACCCGCCTCGTCCCGGCGGAAAAACGCGACGACATGAAGAAGTTTATCTGCAACGAAGCTGCCCGCGGCAACCTATGCTACTGGATTGCTAGCCGCGTGGGGGCCGACGACGAGGGCGGCGCCCGGAGCGTGGACGAGATTGTTGAGGAACTGCGGGCGTTCATCAAAAGCAAAGCGGGCTCAAACGGCACGGGAAACGTCGCCGATTTAAAAGTCGCGGGAGTTCACGGGCAGATGGCCGAAGCGGAGCGCGATGAAATCATCGCGCAGTTCGCGGCGGGCAAAATCCAGATTCTCGTGGCGACGACCGTCATCGAGGTGGGCGTGAACGTGCCCGCCGCGAACCTGATGGTCATCGACCAGCCAGACCGTTTCGGCCTCGCGCAGTTGCACCAGCTGCGTGGCCGTGTAGGCCGCGGCGACGCCCAGGCATGGTGCTTTTTGATGATACCCGAAGGCGACGCCGCCGAAAGCAGCATGGAACGACTCTCGAAATTCTCCGTCACCGAAGACGGTTTTGAAATCGCGGAACTCGACCTGCAGACGCGCGGTGCGGGCAACCTCGAAGGCAACGAGCAGAGCGGCGCCTGGGTGTTCCGCTGGTTCGACTGGATTGCCGACCAGGAACTCATCAGCCAAACGCTCGAAACTGCAGACCACATTCTAAAAGACGCTTCGGCATTCGACGAAAGAGCCCGCGAAAAGATACAGGCCTGGTACGACGAAAAGCCCGTCGTCAATGCAGACGGCGTACACTAA
- a CDS encoding hemolysin family protein — METSEILAVVFLCVFVLTSALFSATKCAFSLIYGKREDKDRTPREEKIAALVRWQGFNECVSIGRIFGNVSAGVLGFFVLSNSTWDWVHTYPYLSVAAYLIVACAVLYILTVFFPYLIANLKPDTLSVILVPLFSLVRLPFVPAAKICHVIFVKILKWFGYDSKLSFLPEEMRDAVQADLSDVRDGGEEGLEKEEQQMILNIFDFVETPVREIMTPRVDMCAIDVETSLDDLVQVLNNERHSRLPVYKETMDNIVGILSNRDFLEWYTEHRDEPFDIMKLVMPPVFVPYHKKIDDLLTELRKTGNQLAIVVDEYGGTAGLVTLEDILEEIVGEIRDEDDLDEEDDVQKLKDGRYILDPLMTLSDLEDELGVELEAPENSHVETLSGLIQATLGVIPAPGAEVKIEGYTFRVLKMDGTRMEKVMMILPPGKNATKTGAFQKV, encoded by the coding sequence ATGGAAACTTCCGAAATTTTGGCGGTCGTTTTCCTTTGCGTCTTTGTTTTGACCTCCGCCTTGTTCTCGGCCACAAAGTGCGCCTTTAGCCTTATTTACGGCAAGCGCGAAGACAAGGACCGCACTCCCCGCGAAGAGAAAATTGCCGCCCTCGTGCGGTGGCAGGGCTTTAACGAGTGCGTCTCGATTGGCCGTATTTTTGGCAACGTGAGCGCGGGCGTGCTCGGCTTTTTTGTGCTGAGCAATTCCACGTGGGATTGGGTGCACACGTACCCGTACCTTTCGGTGGCAGCCTACCTCATTGTGGCCTGCGCCGTGCTTTACATTTTGACGGTATTCTTCCCGTACCTCATCGCGAATCTCAAGCCAGATACTTTGTCTGTAATTCTTGTGCCGCTGTTCAGCTTGGTTCGCTTGCCCTTTGTGCCCGCTGCCAAGATTTGCCACGTGATTTTTGTCAAGATTCTCAAGTGGTTCGGCTACGATTCCAAGCTGAGCTTTTTGCCCGAGGAAATGCGTGACGCCGTGCAGGCCGACCTCTCTGACGTCAGGGACGGCGGGGAAGAGGGCCTCGAGAAAGAAGAGCAGCAGATGATTTTGAACATCTTCGATTTTGTGGAAACGCCGGTGCGCGAAATCATGACCCCCCGTGTGGACATGTGCGCCATCGATGTGGAGACATCGCTCGACGACCTGGTGCAGGTGCTGAACAACGAACGCCACTCCCGCTTGCCGGTCTACAAAGAGACCATGGACAACATTGTTGGCATCCTTTCGAACCGAGACTTTTTGGAGTGGTACACCGAGCACCGCGACGAACCTTTTGACATCATGAAGCTCGTGATGCCGCCGGTGTTTGTGCCCTACCACAAAAAGATCGATGACCTGCTCACCGAACTCCGCAAAACGGGCAACCAGCTCGCCATTGTGGTAGACGAGTACGGCGGCACGGCTGGCCTCGTGACCCTAGAGGACATCTTGGAAGAAATCGTGGGCGAGATTCGCGACGAGGACGACTTGGACGAAGAGGACGACGTGCAAAAGCTCAAGGACGGGCGCTACATTCTGGACCCGCTCATGACGCTCTCGGATTTGGAAGATGAGTTGGGCGTAGAGCTCGAGGCTCCTGAGAATTCCCATGTGGAAACGCTCTCGGGGCTGATTCAGGCTACGCTTGGCGTGATTCCCGCTCCCGGCGCCGAAGTCAAGATTGAGGGCTACACCTTCCGCGTGCTCAAGATGGACGGCACCCGCATGGAGAAGGTGATGATGATCCTCCCTCCGGGCAAAAACGCCACGAAGACCGGCGCCTTCCAGAAGGTTTAA
- the ybeY gene encoding rRNA maturation RNase YbeY: protein MADPASRKKKKYKIEFLCEGDIKAFPWKDKFETMARKLLKEEGTEDNVNIVLCSDEFVREMNKSYRRLDKVTDVLSFEWHEDFPGEETMLGEIYIARDQVKRQAPQYGNTFFAELKRVIVHGLLHLSGYDHIKAADRKVMRARECEFLNLDPYKEKD from the coding sequence ATGGCAGACCCTGCTAGTAGAAAAAAGAAGAAATATAAGATTGAATTCCTTTGCGAGGGGGACATCAAGGCTTTCCCTTGGAAGGACAAGTTCGAAACGATGGCTCGCAAGCTCCTCAAGGAGGAGGGCACAGAGGATAACGTCAACATCGTCCTTTGCAGCGACGAGTTTGTGCGCGAGATGAACAAGAGCTACCGCAGGCTCGACAAGGTGACAGACGTACTCTCTTTTGAATGGCACGAGGATTTCCCTGGCGAAGAGACGATGCTCGGCGAAATCTACATTGCGCGCGACCAGGTCAAACGCCAGGCCCCGCAGTACGGCAACACCTTTTTTGCCGAACTCAAACGCGTGATTGTACATGGTCTTTTGCACCTCTCGGGTTACGACCACATCAAGGCGGCCGACCGCAAGGTGATGCGCGCACGCGAGTGCGAGTTCCTGAACCTTGACCCCTACAAGGAGAAGGACTGA
- a CDS encoding FecR domain-containing protein, translated as MSYSANFKVVATLLAVLVSLSAAAKSGKIRYAVGEPENKVILHPNGKQEEAKIGGKIKEKDKVRTGLESQVIVALPDGSTISIEENSLVEFSTLNAENGIQTAMTDVKQGKVRFDAQKQTGKSSFQFKTGTATAAIRGTEGGAGITPKNRPVYALNSGLIEVNDQCGAKTSVSAGEAVIGDGKCGFRKFKLKHAGDTKVMDQLLKLGDADNLSNEEVQKQLDVISEAIDKAITEKIIKTVCTAEGVPDTVTKNSLTTNINCASEVPNTLTVNGTTFQGTSSGSYTIEWIDNALGVKRFDLICKDTVDLVGIIQAQLKEFGKQKKKNQSDIEKANFFLNLLPNNLKKAEYEFTCGSIEFMYYDPAIDSLNKARLDSLEKQDSLSKGETHDKELSVNVNVEKTCDNGAIDIEGKISGHPTQVSFVLGPTTETLNLDSSQTEFTHSISVNDQKKNWNATELVVTVTLKDGSTLVQKLPISINKACKTINTNKPAVTIVNQQTGIPIAPCKASFKISNNTDDEGIGSLFIDGDLIKEFNIQNNDAEDFALASGTHTYKIVFNDQAGNTNSAQSKLVCLDPNNTAYIAIDGIRSPSSKRLRVPPPPRDVNKYIYKNMRYEIKNIKNDDYSQIESITITQSGVNGNVFYLSNANNGIDHLTFNQNIALERNKTTTVKVRVKLYNGKILENSITYEAR; from the coding sequence ATGTCATATTCTGCAAATTTTAAGGTTGTAGCAACTCTTCTCGCGGTGCTGGTATCCCTATCGGCGGCCGCCAAAAGCGGCAAAATTCGCTATGCCGTGGGCGAACCCGAGAACAAAGTTATCTTGCATCCCAACGGCAAACAGGAAGAAGCCAAAATCGGCGGAAAGATCAAAGAAAAAGACAAAGTGCGCACCGGTCTGGAATCCCAAGTCATTGTCGCCCTCCCCGACGGGAGTACCATCTCGATCGAAGAAAACTCCCTAGTCGAATTTTCCACACTCAATGCCGAAAACGGCATTCAGACCGCCATGACCGACGTCAAGCAGGGCAAGGTCAGGTTCGACGCCCAAAAGCAGACCGGCAAAAGCAGCTTCCAGTTCAAAACCGGAACGGCAACGGCCGCCATCCGCGGAACCGAAGGTGGCGCAGGCATCACCCCCAAGAACAGACCCGTCTACGCATTGAACTCCGGCCTCATCGAAGTGAACGACCAGTGCGGCGCCAAAACCTCCGTTTCGGCAGGCGAAGCTGTAATTGGCGACGGCAAATGCGGATTTAGGAAATTCAAGCTAAAACACGCCGGCGATACCAAGGTCATGGACCAGCTCCTTAAACTGGGCGACGCCGACAACCTGAGCAACGAAGAAGTGCAAAAGCAACTTGACGTGATCAGCGAAGCCATCGACAAGGCCATCACCGAAAAAATCATCAAAACGGTCTGTACCGCAGAAGGCGTCCCCGACACTGTCACCAAGAACAGCCTGACCACCAACATCAACTGCGCCTCTGAAGTCCCCAACACCTTGACCGTCAACGGAACCACGTTCCAAGGAACCAGCTCGGGTTCGTACACCATTGAATGGATCGACAACGCTCTGGGCGTCAAGCGTTTTGACCTCATTTGCAAGGACACCGTGGACCTGGTCGGCATTATCCAAGCACAACTCAAGGAATTCGGTAAGCAAAAGAAAAAGAACCAGTCGGATATCGAAAAAGCAAACTTCTTCTTGAACCTTCTCCCAAACAACCTGAAAAAAGCGGAATATGAGTTCACCTGCGGATCCATCGAGTTCATGTACTACGACCCGGCAATCGACTCCCTCAACAAGGCGCGTCTAGATTCCCTAGAAAAGCAGGATTCTCTCAGCAAGGGTGAGACTCACGACAAGGAGTTAAGCGTAAACGTCAATGTCGAAAAGACATGCGACAACGGCGCCATTGACATCGAGGGAAAAATCTCGGGTCATCCCACGCAGGTTTCCTTTGTGCTTGGTCCCACAACCGAGACCCTCAACTTGGACTCCAGCCAAACAGAATTTACGCACAGCATCTCGGTCAACGACCAAAAGAAAAACTGGAATGCAACAGAACTCGTGGTGACGGTGACCCTCAAGGACGGATCCACCCTCGTTCAAAAACTACCGATTTCCATCAACAAGGCTTGCAAGACCATCAACACCAACAAGCCCGCCGTTACCATTGTGAACCAGCAAACCGGCATTCCCATAGCCCCCTGCAAGGCATCCTTCAAGATTTCCAACAACACCGACGACGAGGGCATTGGCTCCCTGTTCATTGACGGAGACCTCATCAAGGAATTCAACATACAGAACAACGACGCGGAAGACTTCGCCCTTGCTAGCGGAACGCACACCTATAAGATCGTATTCAATGACCAGGCGGGCAATACCAACAGCGCACAAAGCAAACTGGTCTGCCTGGACCCGAACAACACCGCCTACATTGCCATTGACGGCATTCGCAGTCCCTCTAGTAAGCGTTTGCGCGTGCCGCCCCCACCCCGGGACGTCAACAAGTACATTTACAAGAATATGCGCTACGAAATCAAGAACATCAAAAACGACGACTACTCCCAGATTGAAAGCATCACCATCACCCAGTCTGGCGTAAACGGCAACGTGTTCTACCTGAGCAACGCAAACAACGGGATTGACCATTTGACTTTCAACCAGAACATTGCGTTAGAGCGTAACAAGACCACAACCGTCAAGGTCAGGGTCAAGCTTTATAACGGCAAGATTCTTGAGAACAGCATAACTTACGAGGCCCGTTAA
- a CDS encoding right-handed parallel beta-helix repeat-containing protein has translation MKNSYRFILSSIALGSALVFAQQAAPASTAAQPAAAPAPAAEPAPAPAAQATPAPAAEPAPAPAAQATPAPAAEPAPAPAAQATPAPAAEPAPAPAAQATPAPAAEPAPAPADSAKPAEAAAAPADSAAPIAVADSTAAPADSSAPADSVAPVAIADSVNAATADTAKVAAEPSKPEVKMLTGKEISGDVHGMLSVDESPYLVTGNITIDENKALYIQPGVTLLFMPGTGLYVNRGQLMASGNSSAPVVFRSAKEPGTAGDWKGIYLTGEKPFNLRGITVQDAEVGIAIEKGNLNLQSSKIASTSSRGIYTRDGEAIVMDCEFTGNKGVGLHAANYAMVNVERSNFSKNNIALLNSELANTIVLGSKFQENEYGVMGKENNLFYFHETNVSNNNVGAAGIDILDPSVIASVSQNNKDFGSTSIDFLATLPPNPEIPGVDSRPFDPNDKIGVLTREAEAKKAEPGDKAWTIMGNAMLGGKYHYVRTRTNHGDTKVIGNDTLESGDRYKNVFQVPGFGAEASAYLYMQSADGKTIEFNTDITGDSWNHFSPNPVTLSYTDERHHLVLGDLQKTGGEIYMSGLPIFGVDYTLSLLKNHVDAPLFELNGFFGEAKRSMVPDDRHPYIYKNYIEDGTAQAQRIAYGGSFKWAPVRRFDAKFGAIYANDELHDPLIREGASNKTVTADPMIEAFTMYADGNWLFFPGDIELNGQIAVGHADTTDVFRERAINQVFDKAGLEVNSYTTLRKLMQNSNNINSLSHAELVEIFGESTVLRDSEMKDSLRALIKDARDVQRTAEDDRDDGRVLGENWGSQSIALSASLNWNIYKTRIYGRVKYVGEDFYSAGSDNQLADSRQFNARLEQEVFKFWNLGLEYQIDVENAASGSKTNLFGLNEGSRWGLFSGESNGWLAERELENDRTKYIHSISNDHTFDINKNIRVTAGYDLQYQRQYRNNQLHGDYILEDGIYNDDWFKARKDRATSKIVVDGDTTLVDSARWAEYNSLSGEDYLASKFLERIYKHTIRAGVSVKAFKTTFKADGRWTFRIDASEFLHDDLIEDMDLSDETWSMLGYYYGGADYFEHTYPISATTFLQNIQNRFALTPRFKSYKRDDMEESEISISDEFEIGFLNRFLILGVNAEFRYMTTEWEEADEKFDESETDLLGGLNLRVNHTKHFYSEWYTGGARYMRPDDRSSDYTDIYGGVNLNYIF, from the coding sequence ATGAAGAACTCCTATCGCTTTATTCTCTCTTCCATAGCCCTTGGTTCGGCACTCGTATTTGCTCAACAGGCGGCACCCGCGTCTACAGCAGCACAGCCGGCAGCTGCGCCCGCACCTGCCGCAGAACCTGCACCCGCGCCCGCTGCGCAGGCTACCCCGGCTCCTGCCGCAGAACCCGCACCCGCGCCCGCTGCGCAGGCTACCCCGGCTCCTGCCGCAGAACCCGCACCCGCGCCCGCTGCGCAGGCTACCCCAGCTCCTGCCGCAGAACCCGCACCCGCGCCCGCTGCGCAGGCTACCCCAGCTCCTGCCGCAGAACCCGCACCCGCGCCCGCCGACTCCGCCAAGCCCGCTGAAGCCGCTGCCGCCCCGGCCGACTCCGCTGCCCCGATAGCCGTCGCAGACAGCACCGCCGCGCCCGCCGACTCGAGCGCCCCGGCCGACTCCGTTGCCCCGGTAGCCATCGCAGACAGCGTGAACGCGGCCACCGCCGACACGGCAAAGGTCGCCGCAGAGCCCTCCAAGCCCGAGGTCAAAATGCTCACAGGCAAAGAGATCTCTGGTGACGTTCACGGCATGCTCTCTGTCGATGAATCCCCGTACCTCGTCACCGGCAACATCACCATTGACGAGAACAAGGCCCTTTACATTCAACCCGGCGTAACACTTCTGTTTATGCCGGGCACGGGACTCTACGTCAACCGCGGTCAACTCATGGCCTCTGGCAATAGCAGCGCACCTGTCGTATTCCGCTCTGCAAAAGAGCCCGGCACCGCAGGCGATTGGAAGGGAATCTACCTCACCGGCGAAAAGCCGTTCAACCTGCGAGGCATTACCGTTCAGGACGCCGAAGTGGGCATTGCCATTGAAAAGGGCAACCTCAACCTTCAATCGTCCAAGATTGCGAGCACCAGTTCCCGCGGCATTTACACCCGCGACGGCGAAGCCATCGTCATGGACTGCGAATTCACTGGAAACAAGGGCGTAGGTCTCCATGCAGCGAACTACGCCATGGTCAACGTGGAACGCAGCAACTTCAGCAAGAACAACATCGCGTTACTGAACTCCGAACTCGCCAACACCATCGTCCTCGGGAGTAAATTCCAAGAAAACGAATACGGTGTCATGGGCAAAGAGAACAACCTGTTCTACTTCCACGAAACAAACGTGAGCAACAACAACGTGGGTGCCGCCGGTATAGACATCCTGGATCCCTCGGTCATTGCAAGCGTCAGCCAAAACAACAAGGACTTTGGTTCCACCTCCATCGATTTCCTCGCCACGCTCCCGCCGAACCCCGAGATTCCCGGTGTCGACAGCCGCCCGTTTGACCCCAACGACAAGATTGGCGTGTTGACCCGCGAAGCCGAAGCCAAAAAGGCAGAACCGGGAGACAAAGCCTGGACCATCATGGGCAACGCCATGCTCGGTGGCAAATACCATTATGTGCGAACCCGCACCAATCACGGCGACACTAAAGTCATTGGAAACGACACTCTTGAATCTGGCGACCGCTACAAAAACGTTTTCCAGGTTCCCGGCTTTGGCGCCGAGGCCAGCGCCTACCTTTATATGCAGTCTGCTGACGGCAAGACCATCGAGTTCAACACCGACATTACAGGCGACAGCTGGAACCACTTCTCACCGAACCCGGTCACCTTGAGCTATACCGATGAACGCCACCACCTTGTTTTGGGCGACCTGCAAAAGACGGGCGGCGAAATCTACATGAGCGGACTCCCCATCTTTGGTGTAGACTACACCCTCTCCCTCCTCAAAAACCACGTGGACGCCCCGCTCTTTGAGCTGAATGGATTCTTTGGCGAAGCCAAACGCAGCATGGTTCCTGACGACCGTCACCCGTACATCTACAAGAACTATATTGAAGACGGCACGGCTCAAGCCCAGCGTATTGCCTACGGCGGATCCTTCAAGTGGGCTCCGGTACGCCGCTTTGACGCCAAGTTCGGCGCCATTTACGCCAACGACGAATTGCACGACCCGCTTATTCGCGAAGGCGCGAGCAACAAGACCGTAACCGCCGATCCCATGATTGAAGCGTTCACCATGTATGCCGACGGAAACTGGCTGTTCTTCCCGGGCGACATCGAACTCAATGGACAAATCGCCGTGGGTCACGCCGATACCACCGACGTTTTCCGCGAACGCGCCATCAACCAGGTGTTTGACAAAGCCGGGCTCGAAGTCAATTCTTACACAACCCTGCGCAAGTTGATGCAGAATTCCAACAACATCAACTCCCTGAGCCACGCCGAACTGGTAGAAATCTTTGGCGAGAGCACGGTCCTCCGCGATTCCGAGATGAAAGACTCCCTCCGCGCGCTCATCAAGGACGCCAGGGATGTCCAGCGCACCGCCGAAGATGACCGCGATGACGGACGCGTGCTTGGCGAAAACTGGGGGAGCCAGAGCATCGCCCTAAGCGCATCGCTTAACTGGAACATCTACAAGACGCGTATTTACGGCCGCGTAAAATACGTGGGCGAAGACTTCTACAGCGCCGGTTCCGACAACCAGCTTGCAGACTCCCGTCAGTTCAACGCCCGCCTAGAACAGGAAGTCTTCAAATTCTGGAATCTTGGTTTAGAGTACCAGATCGATGTCGAGAATGCCGCCAGCGGCAGCAAAACCAACCTGTTTGGCCTGAACGAGGGCAGCCGTTGGGGCTTGTTCTCGGGCGAGAGCAACGGATGGCTTGCCGAGCGCGAACTCGAAAACGACCGCACCAAGTACATTCACAGCATTTCTAACGACCATACGTTCGACATCAATAAAAACATCCGTGTTACCGCGGGTTACGACCTCCAGTACCAGAGGCAATACCGCAACAACCAGCTGCATGGCGACTACATTCTCGAAGATGGCATTTACAACGACGACTGGTTCAAGGCACGCAAGGATCGCGCTACTTCCAAGATCGTTGTTGACGGTGACACGACGCTTGTGGACTCTGCTCGCTGGGCCGAGTACAACTCCCTTTCGGGCGAAGACTATCTTGCCTCCAAGTTCCTGGAACGCATTTACAAGCACACCATCAGGGCTGGCGTAAGCGTCAAGGCGTTCAAGACGACGTTCAAGGCAGATGGCCGCTGGACCTTCCGTATAGACGCCTCCGAGTTCCTCCACGACGACCTCATCGAGGACATGGATTTGAGCGACGAGACCTGGTCGATGCTCGGCTACTACTATGGCGGAGCCGACTACTTTGAGCACACCTACCCGATTTCGGCGACGACCTTCCTCCAAAACATCCAGAACCGCTTTGCCTTGACTCCGCGATTCAAGAGCTACAAGCGCGACGACATGGAAGAATCCGAAATCTCAATCAGCGACGAATTCGAAATCGGATTCCTGAACCGGTTCCTGATTCTCGGCGTAAATGCCGAATTCCGCTACATGACTACCGAATGGGAAGAAGCTGACGAAAAGTTCGACGAGAGCGAAACCGACCTTTTGGGAGGCCTCAACCTCCGCGTAAACCACACCAAGCACTTCTATAGCGAATGGTATACCGGTGGTGCCCGCTACATGCGTCCAGACGACCGTTCCAGCGACTACACCGACATTTACGGCGGCGTAAACCTGAACTACATTTTCTAA